From one Sorangium aterium genomic stretch:
- a CDS encoding trypsin-like serine protease, with the protein MNKSLAVIIVAASYSIAGCVLDAPNGPDTHLGAELTNEHAGALTNGESPVADKSPLAKSTVRVSTQTHPSWFPPGIDWVDDCTGVIVGPRHVLSASHCVPPAGDTTVTFYDGPLPTGDFATVVATVAPSGVELGSHSDDGRRDTNGKFADIAVLTLDSDIPSYTRPALLPLGYPGNDVSGYMVGIGYHDNQPNDDDWDMRKLSEATYSSNVNDGHFLVNDGRLLTDWPNASHGDSGGPFLVWASTPGRYVVHGVAASSVDEWGTWKTKYTSITYRLNWVLNKISYTGGMTRNVGVRLVSSSFTVAPSVDQSRKCALYCEHAPSCSSYSYSLTGQLCTLNLGSATPVTASGFVSGEKP; encoded by the coding sequence ATGAACAAATCACTCGCAGTGATCATTGTCGCCGCCTCCTATTCCATCGCCGGATGCGTCCTCGATGCCCCCAATGGCCCCGACACGCACCTCGGCGCCGAGCTGACGAACGAGCACGCTGGAGCACTTACGAACGGCGAATCCCCCGTTGCCGACAAAAGCCCCCTGGCAAAATCGACGGTTCGAGTCTCAACTCAGACGCACCCATCGTGGTTCCCCCCCGGAATCGACTGGGTAGATGACTGCACGGGGGTCATCGTCGGCCCTCGGCACGTGCTGTCGGCGTCGCACTGCGTTCCGCCAGCGGGCGACACCACGGTGACGTTCTATGACGGTCCGCTGCCAACGGGGGACTTCGCCACGGTGGTCGCGACCGTGGCACCGAGCGGGGTCGAGCTGGGCTCGCATTCGGATGACGGCCGCCGGGACACCAACGGCAAGTTCGCCGACATCGCGGTACTCACGCTCGACTCGGATATCCCGAGCTATACGCGCCCGGCGTTGCTCCCCCTGGGCTACCCCGGCAATGATGTTTCCGGTTACATGGTCGGCATCGGATATCACGACAATCAGCCGAACGACGACGACTGGGATATGCGGAAGCTCTCTGAGGCCACGTATTCGAGTAACGTGAATGACGGGCACTTCTTGGTCAATGACGGGCGCCTTTTGACAGATTGGCCGAACGCCAGCCATGGCGACTCCGGAGGCCCCTTCCTGGTCTGGGCGAGCACGCCGGGCCGATACGTCGTTCACGGCGTGGCAGCCTCGAGCGTCGACGAGTGGGGTACGTGGAAGACGAAGTACACGAGCATCACGTACCGGCTGAACTGGGTCCTCAACAAGATCAGCTATACCGGAGGAATGACCCGCAATGTGGGCGTCCGACTCGTGTCAAGCAGCTTCACTGTCGCTCCGTCGGTCGATCAGAGCCGCAAGTGTGCCTTGTATTGCGAACACGCCCCCAGCTGCTCAAGCTATTCCTATTCACTCACTGGCCAGTTGTGCACGCTCAACCTCGGGAGCGCGACGCCTGTAACGGCGAGCGGCTTCGTCTCGGGAGAGAAGCCATGA
- a CDS encoding ATP-binding protein: MRGVSGKRAARARAARAGRTDAAPSGYLPEIFLPWSNWLGDAHSTSTPPRLGLFIVKSIVDAHRGSIQVTSTLEEGTAFRVKLPRSS, from the coding sequence ATGCGCGGAGTATCGGGCAAGCGCGCGGCGCGTGCCAGGGCGGCGCGCGCGGGCAGGACCGACGCAGCGCCCTCTGGCTACTTGCCTGAAATCTTCCTGCCTTGGAGCAACTGGCTCGGGGACGCGCACAGCACGAGCACACCACCACGGCTCGGGCTCTTCATCGTCAAATCGATCGTCGACGCGCACCGAGGCTCCATCCAGGTCACGAGCACGCTGGAGGAGGGCACCGCGTTCCGCGTCAAGCTCCCCCGTTCGTCGTAG
- a CDS encoding MoaD/ThiS family protein — protein sequence MGNTVNLLAFGGARDIVGASEVRFELSGPCTVEEFMGEVCRRYPALTPHRRSIRLAVNGTYAHADEKIRCGDDVALIPPVAGG from the coding sequence ATGGGAAACACCGTCAACTTGCTCGCCTTCGGAGGCGCGCGCGACATCGTCGGGGCCTCGGAGGTACGCTTCGAGCTGAGCGGCCCCTGCACGGTGGAGGAGTTCATGGGCGAGGTGTGCCGGCGCTATCCGGCGCTCACGCCGCATCGGCGCTCGATCCGCCTTGCTGTCAATGGGACCTACGCCCATGCGGACGAGAAGATCCGCTGCGGTGACGATGTCGCGCTGATCCCGCCGGTCGCCGGCGGCTAG
- a CDS encoding polysaccharide pyruvyl transferase family protein — MDKANQPFRVGISGSYGGMNLGDEAILDGIVTQLRASIPAEITVFSLCPEDTKARHQVERVVPVRELTRMESTAEIERLDLFVLGGGGILYDRDAPVYLREALIAEERGVPVVIYAVSAGPLSDPSAKQAVRAALNAADIVTVRDKQGRRLLEEVGVNREIRLTADPALLLREEALPIEAIRAEGVEFERHLVGFSVREPGPAAPDIDPDEYYGLLANAADFVVERLDADVVFVSMERTDVQHSHAVVAHMKNAERAEVLRRRYTPQQILSLVGHLEFVVGMRLHFLIFSALRETPFVALPYASKVAGFIEDLEMETPPLGSISSGQLIARLDRSWDTRHEIRAKIRRLLPGLKARARETNQLVTELLARRAPAAQPVRKSA; from the coding sequence ATGGACAAGGCGAACCAACCGTTCCGAGTCGGGATTTCAGGGTCCTACGGCGGCATGAACCTCGGCGACGAGGCCATCCTCGATGGCATCGTCACGCAGCTCCGGGCGTCGATACCAGCGGAGATCACCGTGTTCTCGCTGTGCCCGGAGGACACGAAGGCGCGCCACCAGGTCGAGCGCGTCGTCCCGGTCCGTGAGCTCACACGAATGGAATCGACCGCCGAGATCGAGCGCCTCGATCTCTTCGTCCTCGGCGGGGGAGGCATCCTGTACGATCGGGACGCGCCGGTCTATCTGAGAGAGGCGCTCATCGCGGAGGAGCGCGGCGTCCCCGTCGTGATCTACGCCGTGAGCGCCGGGCCGCTGTCGGACCCGAGCGCGAAGCAAGCCGTGCGGGCGGCGCTGAACGCCGCGGACATCGTCACCGTGCGAGACAAGCAGGGGCGTCGCCTCCTCGAGGAGGTGGGGGTGAACCGCGAGATCCGCCTCACGGCCGATCCGGCCCTGCTGCTGCGCGAGGAGGCGCTGCCGATCGAGGCCATCCGGGCCGAGGGGGTCGAGTTCGAGCGGCACCTCGTCGGCTTCTCCGTCAGGGAGCCGGGCCCGGCGGCGCCCGACATCGACCCTGACGAGTACTATGGCCTGCTCGCCAACGCCGCCGACTTCGTCGTCGAGCGCCTCGACGCGGACGTCGTGTTCGTGTCCATGGAACGGACGGACGTGCAGCACAGCCACGCGGTCGTCGCCCACATGAAGAACGCCGAGCGGGCAGAGGTCTTGAGGCGCCGGTACACGCCGCAGCAGATCCTCAGCCTCGTCGGGCACCTCGAGTTCGTGGTGGGCATGCGCCTCCACTTCCTGATCTTCTCGGCGCTCCGCGAGACCCCGTTCGTGGCGCTGCCCTACGCGTCCAAGGTCGCGGGGTTCATCGAGGACCTCGAGATGGAGACCCCGCCCCTCGGGAGCATCAGCTCCGGGCAGCTCATCGCCAGGCTCGATCGCTCGTGGGACACGCGTCACGAGATCCGCGCGAAGATCCGCCGGCTGCTCCCTGGCCTGAAGGCCAGGGCGAGGGAGACCAACCAGCTTGTCACCGAGCTCCTCGCGCGGCGAGCTCCGGCGGCGCAGCCCGTGCGGAAGAGCGCGTGA
- a CDS encoding protein kinase domain-containing protein, translated as MRPGDLLAGRFELDRVAGSGGMGAVYRAIDRETGEPVAVKVGLHAEHAEGEQTERFRREARVLAGLHHPAIARHVAHGVTAEGRQYLAMEWLDGEDLAARLRRGPLGLDESLALAARAAEALGAVHLRGVVHRDIKPANLFLPGGDVAAVKILDFGIARASDVTYTLTNPDAPVGTPAYMAPEQVRGEPDIDARADLYALGCVLFECLTGRPPFVGSHVVALLTKVLFAQAPRLRELWPGAPPALDTLLSRLLGKDRQLRPGDALTIAAELRSPEIREASAAPLAPSVGLTTAERRLVTVVLATRQPEPARPPQPAQAVASDESTAPARGLTHQRRWPLALLREIRRTADLHGARVELLQDGSIAALLTGAEAPTDLAASAARCALSLKALLQASDVALATGWEVVDGTQPLGTVIDRAVANLTAAERGAEEALRPIAIDAMTASLLGPRFEVAHGERGAALLGEQEPLEEARALLGKPTPFVGRSSELRWLELLFDQCASEPCAQAALVIGAAGVGKSRLRIELARRMRGREAPPQIWTAQGDAVRAGAPLGLLAQVVRRAAQIAEGEPRERGREKLAARVARSVDAAEQARVTEFLGEVIGAPFPDADRRELRAARQNPMLMADQVRRAWLTFLEAECRAGPVLLVLEDLHWGDLPTVQLVDAALGQLRSSPLLVLGLGRPDVDEVFPGLWAERGATAMRLGALPALACERLVRAALGEQAPAAQVERLVRRAAGHPFLLEEMLRVAAEGAEGAEGRDAGEAPETALAMVQARLEGLDLEARRALRAGSLLGEVFWWGAIARLLGVDRDDAALAGRLLALEQQEWIARRPASRFPGEVEYAFRHGLVRDAAYMMLTEADQRLGHRLASEWLEHAGERDALVLAGHCERGGEPERAVRWLCAAAEEALRGNDLAAALARAERGVASGASGRDLGALRLVQAEAHLWRGELSSTEARATEAIALLDPGSGAWYRALTAALLGASKQGAVDRAGAWAERLAATAPAEEALSVVVLCLSGCAAELMLANQHATADALLEQCLRLAGDPPTVDDEALGGLHQAVGFRAALAGDHAAAVDALEVAVGAFGRAGDRRQACSVQLNMGFILTELGALERAEQLLRAAVAQATQMDLHEVLPTARQNLGNVLLQAGQIDEARALLEQAIDASRRQGNRRMEGLSRAYLARAALLSGDREAAAREAGAAAALLDVAPLLRAVALALLARARMGGEPEGAAEALLDAQEAFRLIEDAGMAEEGESLIRLTYAEALRAAGERERAAKMIEAARSRLLERAAKIGRPALRQSFLESIPENARALALADAWALERQGAVA; from the coding sequence ATGCGCCCCGGGGACCTGCTCGCAGGTCGCTTCGAGCTCGATCGCGTCGCAGGATCCGGGGGAATGGGCGCGGTCTATCGGGCCATCGACCGCGAGACCGGGGAGCCGGTCGCCGTCAAGGTGGGGCTGCACGCGGAGCACGCGGAAGGCGAGCAGACCGAGCGGTTCCGCCGGGAGGCGCGGGTCCTCGCGGGGCTCCACCACCCCGCCATCGCGCGGCACGTCGCCCACGGCGTCACCGCCGAGGGCCGGCAGTACCTGGCCATGGAGTGGCTCGACGGCGAGGATCTCGCGGCGCGCCTCCGGCGGGGGCCGCTGGGCCTCGACGAGAGCCTCGCGCTCGCCGCGCGCGCCGCCGAGGCGCTCGGCGCCGTGCACCTGCGCGGGGTGGTCCACCGTGACATCAAGCCGGCGAACCTCTTCCTGCCGGGTGGGGACGTCGCGGCGGTGAAGATCCTCGACTTCGGGATCGCGCGGGCCTCCGACGTCACTTACACGCTGACCAACCCCGACGCTCCCGTCGGGACCCCCGCCTACATGGCACCGGAGCAGGTCCGCGGCGAGCCCGACATCGACGCGCGCGCCGACCTGTACGCGCTCGGGTGCGTGCTGTTCGAGTGCCTCACCGGGCGGCCGCCGTTCGTGGGGTCGCACGTCGTCGCGCTGCTCACCAAGGTGCTCTTCGCGCAGGCGCCCCGCCTCCGCGAGCTGTGGCCCGGCGCGCCTCCGGCGCTCGACACGCTGCTCTCGCGCCTCCTGGGCAAGGATCGGCAGCTGCGGCCCGGGGACGCGCTCACGATCGCGGCAGAGCTGCGCTCACCGGAGATCCGGGAGGCGAGCGCGGCGCCCCTGGCGCCGTCGGTCGGGCTGACCACGGCCGAGCGGCGGCTGGTCACCGTGGTGCTGGCGACGCGCCAGCCCGAGCCGGCGCGGCCTCCACAGCCGGCGCAGGCCGTGGCCAGCGACGAGAGCACGGCACCCGCGCGCGGCCTGACCCATCAGCGCCGCTGGCCGCTCGCCCTTCTCCGAGAGATCCGGAGGACCGCCGACCTGCACGGCGCGCGCGTGGAGCTGCTCCAGGACGGATCGATCGCGGCCCTGCTCACGGGGGCCGAGGCGCCCACGGATCTCGCGGCGAGCGCGGCCCGGTGCGCCCTCTCGCTCAAGGCGCTGCTGCAGGCCTCCGACGTGGCGCTCGCCACGGGCTGGGAGGTCGTGGACGGGACCCAGCCGCTCGGGACCGTGATCGACCGCGCCGTCGCGAACCTCACGGCCGCGGAGCGGGGCGCGGAGGAGGCGCTCCGGCCGATCGCGATCGACGCGATGACCGCGTCCCTCCTCGGCCCGCGCTTCGAGGTGGCGCACGGCGAGCGCGGGGCGGCGCTGCTCGGCGAGCAGGAGCCGCTGGAGGAGGCGCGCGCGCTGCTCGGCAAGCCGACGCCGTTCGTGGGGCGGAGCAGCGAGCTGCGCTGGCTCGAGCTCCTCTTCGACCAGTGCGCCTCGGAGCCGTGCGCCCAGGCGGCGCTCGTGATCGGCGCGGCCGGCGTGGGCAAATCGCGGCTCCGCATCGAGCTCGCGCGCAGGATGCGCGGCCGCGAGGCGCCGCCCCAGATCTGGACGGCGCAGGGCGACGCGGTGCGGGCCGGGGCGCCGCTCGGGCTGCTCGCCCAGGTGGTGCGGCGCGCGGCCCAGATCGCGGAGGGCGAGCCCCGGGAGCGCGGCCGGGAGAAGCTCGCCGCGCGCGTCGCGCGATCCGTGGACGCCGCGGAGCAGGCGCGGGTGACGGAGTTTCTTGGCGAGGTGATCGGCGCGCCGTTCCCGGACGCGGATCGGCGCGAGCTGCGCGCCGCGCGGCAGAACCCGATGCTCATGGCCGACCAGGTGCGGCGCGCCTGGCTCACCTTCCTGGAGGCGGAGTGCCGCGCCGGGCCGGTGCTCCTGGTGCTCGAGGACCTGCACTGGGGCGACCTGCCGACGGTGCAGCTCGTGGACGCGGCGCTCGGGCAGCTCCGGTCGAGCCCGCTCCTGGTGCTGGGGCTCGGGCGGCCCGACGTGGACGAGGTGTTCCCGGGGCTGTGGGCCGAGCGGGGCGCGACCGCGATGCGGCTCGGGGCGCTGCCGGCCCTCGCCTGCGAGCGGCTGGTGCGCGCGGCGCTCGGGGAGCAGGCGCCCGCGGCGCAGGTGGAGAGGCTCGTCCGGCGCGCGGCGGGGCACCCGTTCCTGCTGGAGGAGATGCTGCGCGTGGCGGCCGAGGGCGCCGAGGGCGCCGAGGGCCGCGACGCGGGCGAGGCGCCCGAGACCGCGCTCGCCATGGTGCAGGCGCGCCTCGAGGGGCTCGATCTGGAGGCGCGCCGGGCGCTGCGCGCCGGGAGCCTGCTGGGCGAGGTGTTCTGGTGGGGCGCGATCGCCCGGCTGCTCGGGGTGGACCGGGACGACGCCGCGCTCGCGGGCCGCCTCCTCGCGCTGGAGCAGCAGGAGTGGATCGCGCGGCGGCCTGCGTCCCGGTTCCCGGGCGAGGTGGAGTACGCGTTCCGGCACGGGCTCGTGCGCGACGCGGCGTACATGATGCTCACCGAGGCGGATCAGCGGCTCGGGCACAGGCTCGCCTCCGAGTGGCTGGAGCACGCCGGGGAGCGGGACGCGCTGGTCCTGGCCGGGCACTGCGAGCGCGGCGGCGAGCCCGAGCGGGCCGTGCGGTGGCTCTGCGCCGCGGCGGAGGAGGCGCTCCGCGGCAACGACCTCGCGGCCGCGCTCGCGCGCGCGGAGCGGGGCGTGGCCTCCGGCGCGAGCGGGCGGGATCTCGGCGCGCTGCGCCTGGTCCAGGCCGAGGCGCACCTGTGGCGCGGCGAGCTGTCGTCCACCGAGGCGCGCGCGACGGAGGCGATCGCGCTGCTCGATCCGGGGTCGGGCGCATGGTACCGCGCGCTCACCGCGGCCCTGCTCGGCGCCAGCAAGCAGGGCGCCGTCGATCGCGCCGGGGCGTGGGCCGAGAGGCTCGCGGCGACGGCGCCCGCCGAGGAGGCGCTGAGCGTGGTGGTGCTCTGCCTCTCCGGGTGCGCGGCGGAGCTCATGCTCGCCAACCAGCACGCGACCGCCGACGCGCTGCTCGAGCAGTGCCTGCGCCTCGCGGGCGATCCTCCGACGGTCGACGACGAGGCGCTCGGCGGGCTGCACCAGGCCGTCGGGTTTCGCGCCGCGCTCGCGGGTGACCACGCCGCCGCGGTGGACGCCCTGGAGGTGGCGGTCGGGGCGTTCGGGCGCGCCGGCGACCGCCGGCAGGCCTGCTCTGTCCAGCTGAACATGGGCTTCATCCTCACGGAGCTCGGCGCGCTCGAGCGCGCCGAGCAGCTGCTGCGCGCGGCCGTCGCCCAGGCGACACAGATGGATCTGCACGAGGTGCTCCCGACCGCGCGGCAGAACCTCGGGAACGTCCTCCTCCAGGCGGGCCAGATCGACGAGGCCCGCGCGCTCCTCGAGCAGGCCATCGACGCGTCGCGCCGGCAGGGCAACCGGCGCATGGAGGGGCTCTCGCGCGCGTACCTCGCCCGGGCGGCGCTCCTCTCGGGCGACCGCGAGGCCGCCGCGCGCGAGGCCGGCGCGGCGGCGGCGCTGCTCGACGTGGCGCCGCTCCTGCGCGCGGTGGCGCTGGCCCTCCTCGCGCGCGCCCGGATGGGAGGGGAGCCCGAGGGGGCGGCCGAGGCGCTCCTCGACGCGCAGGAGGCGTTCCGCCTCATCGAGGACGCGGGGATGGCCGAGGAGGGAGAGTCGCTGATCCGCCTGACCTACGCCGAGGCCCTGCGCGCCGCCGGCGAGCGCGAGCGCGCCGCGAAGATGATCGAGGCGGCGCGCTCGCGGCTCCTCGAGCGCGCCGCGAAGATCGGCAGGCCGGCGTTGCGGCAGAGCTTCCTGGAGAGCATCCCCGAGAACGCCCGCGCGCTCGCGCTCGCCGACGCGTGGGCTCTGGAGCGCCAGGGGGCTGTCGCCTGA
- a CDS encoding FAD-dependent oxidoreductase codes for MDVIRTDVAVIGGELGGCAAALAAARTGRRVVLTEATHWLGGQLTNQAVPPDEHPWIEDIGATRSYRALRQGIREYYRRHLPLTASARALRELNPGNGWVSRLCHDPRVAVAVLHEMTAPYRLNGRLLALPAHRPISASTHGDRVTGVVVRGLESGRDVLLVADLFIDATPHGELLSLAGVEHALGAESRAETGEPHAPDRADPGAQQAITVCFAIEHHPGEDHTIDRPSQYERWRSLEPPGWPGRLLDWTAVRPDTLEPLTRGLFAAEDRHPWWSFRRILDRTVFEAGFAPSDITIVNWPQNDYWFGPVCGVDEAEAARHLDAARQLSLSLLYWMQTEALRPDGGVGYPGLRLRGDVVGGTVDGLAPAPYIRESRRIRAELTVLEQHIAYPLRPDGPATFEDSVGIGCYRIDLHPRVGGAGYLDLGCWPFQIPLGSLIPVRVENLLPGGKNLGVTHITNGAYRVHPVEWSVGEAAGLLATFCLERGVLPRQVRARRSLREELQALLVREGIELAWPALRPV; via the coding sequence ATGGACGTGATCCGGACCGACGTCGCCGTCATCGGCGGAGAGCTCGGCGGCTGCGCGGCTGCGCTCGCGGCGGCGCGGACGGGCCGCCGCGTCGTCCTGACGGAGGCGACTCACTGGCTCGGGGGCCAGCTGACGAACCAGGCGGTCCCTCCGGACGAGCACCCGTGGATCGAGGACATCGGGGCGACCCGGAGCTACCGCGCGCTGCGCCAGGGGATCCGCGAGTATTACCGCAGGCATCTGCCGCTCACCGCGTCGGCCAGGGCGCTCCGCGAGCTCAACCCCGGCAACGGCTGGGTCAGCCGCCTTTGCCACGATCCGCGGGTCGCGGTGGCGGTCCTGCACGAGATGACCGCGCCGTATCGGCTCAACGGGCGCCTCCTCGCGCTCCCTGCTCACCGGCCCATCTCGGCGTCGACGCACGGCGATCGGGTGACCGGCGTCGTGGTCCGAGGGCTCGAATCGGGGCGCGATGTCCTCCTCGTGGCCGACCTCTTCATCGATGCCACGCCTCATGGCGAGCTCCTCTCGCTCGCGGGCGTGGAGCACGCGCTCGGGGCGGAGTCGCGCGCGGAGACCGGAGAGCCGCACGCCCCCGACCGCGCCGATCCGGGGGCCCAGCAGGCGATCACCGTGTGCTTTGCGATCGAGCACCACCCGGGAGAGGACCATACCATCGACAGGCCCTCTCAGTACGAGCGCTGGCGCTCCCTCGAGCCGCCCGGCTGGCCGGGACGGCTGCTGGACTGGACGGCGGTTCGACCCGATACACTCGAGCCGCTGACTCGAGGTCTGTTCGCCGCGGAAGACCGGCATCCCTGGTGGAGCTTCCGGCGGATCCTCGACAGGACGGTCTTCGAAGCGGGGTTCGCGCCGAGCGACATCACCATCGTGAACTGGCCGCAGAACGACTATTGGTTCGGGCCCGTCTGCGGCGTCGACGAGGCGGAGGCCGCGCGGCACCTGGACGCGGCGCGGCAGCTCAGCCTGAGCCTTCTGTACTGGATGCAGACCGAGGCGCTTCGTCCAGACGGCGGGGTCGGTTATCCAGGCTTGCGCCTCCGCGGGGACGTGGTCGGCGGCACGGTCGACGGCCTCGCGCCGGCGCCCTACATCCGCGAGTCCCGCCGGATCCGGGCCGAGCTCACGGTGCTTGAGCAGCACATCGCGTATCCGCTCCGGCCCGACGGCCCTGCGACGTTCGAGGACAGCGTCGGGATCGGGTGTTATCGCATCGATCTGCACCCGCGCGTCGGGGGCGCCGGGTACCTCGATCTCGGCTGCTGGCCGTTCCAGATACCGCTGGGGTCGCTCATCCCGGTGCGGGTGGAGAACCTGTTGCCGGGCGGGAAGAACCTCGGCGTCACGCATATCACGAACGGCGCCTACCGGGTCCACCCCGTGGAGTGGAGCGTCGGCGAGGCGGCGGGGCTGCTCGCGACGTTCTGCCTGGAGCGCGGCGTGCTGCCGCGGCAGGTGCGCGCCCGGCGCTCGCTCCGGGAAGAGCTCCAGGCGCTCCTGGTCCGCGAGGGCATCGAGCTGGCCTGGCCGGCGCTGAGGCCGGTATGA
- the moaA gene encoding GTP 3',8-cyclase MoaA: MLATMPLPGAAGARRSEGQTSTVDVHGRPIGDLRISVTDRCNLRCSYCMPEEQYAWLPHDDILRFEEISFLVDVFAELGAAKVRLTGGEPLLRRDLRTLVRFIADKPRIRDIAMTTNGVLLAEHVHGLRAAGLRRLTVSLDTLRPERFKALTRRTTHAQVLEGLRSVPAAGFTDTKIDAVVIRGVNDDELADLIELGKTIPAEVRFIEYMDVGGATQWSHDKVVSRAEILRSLSRRYGRVEAISGEGTAPAAQYALPGGTTFGIISSTTQPFCSACNRCRLTADGMWYLCLYAPRGTNLREPLRQGASLEEMKAIVARVWGARSDRGAEARLADRSRGALLPAIQLKRDAHLEMHTRGG, translated from the coding sequence ATGCTCGCGACAATGCCGCTCCCAGGTGCCGCCGGTGCCCGGCGATCGGAGGGCCAGACGTCGACGGTCGACGTGCACGGCCGGCCGATCGGCGATCTGCGAATCTCGGTCACGGATCGGTGCAACCTCCGCTGCTCCTATTGCATGCCGGAGGAACAGTACGCCTGGCTCCCCCACGATGACATCCTCCGGTTCGAGGAGATCAGCTTCCTCGTCGACGTCTTCGCGGAGCTGGGCGCCGCCAAGGTGCGCCTGACGGGCGGCGAGCCGCTGCTGCGCCGCGATCTGAGGACGCTCGTGCGGTTCATCGCCGACAAGCCCAGGATACGAGACATCGCGATGACCACGAACGGCGTGCTCCTCGCCGAGCACGTCCACGGGCTCCGGGCGGCCGGCCTGCGCCGCCTCACCGTCAGCCTCGACACCCTGCGCCCCGAGCGCTTCAAGGCGCTCACCCGCCGCACGACCCACGCCCAGGTCCTCGAGGGCCTGCGCTCCGTGCCCGCCGCCGGGTTCACCGACACCAAGATCGACGCCGTGGTGATCCGCGGCGTGAACGACGACGAGCTCGCGGATCTCATCGAGCTCGGCAAGACCATCCCCGCCGAGGTCCGCTTCATCGAGTACATGGACGTCGGGGGCGCGACCCAGTGGTCGCACGACAAGGTCGTCTCGCGCGCCGAGATCCTCAGATCGCTCTCGCGCCGCTACGGCCGGGTGGAGGCGATCTCGGGCGAGGGCACGGCGCCGGCCGCCCAGTATGCGCTCCCCGGCGGGACGACGTTCGGCATCATCTCCTCGACGACACAGCCGTTCTGCAGCGCTTGCAATCGCTGCCGGCTGACGGCCGACGGGATGTGGTATCTGTGCCTCTACGCCCCGCGCGGCACCAACCTGCGCGAGCCGCTCCGGCAGGGCGCTTCGCTGGAGGAGATGAAGGCCATCGTCGCCCGCGTGTGGGGCGCTCGCTCCGACCGCGGCGCCGAGGCCCGCCTCGCCGACCGATCACGCGGCGCGCTGCTCCCGGCCATCCAGCTGAAGCGCGACGCGCACCTGGAGATGCACACCCGCGGCGGGTAG